A DNA window from Vigna angularis cultivar LongXiaoDou No.4 chromosome 1, ASM1680809v1, whole genome shotgun sequence contains the following coding sequences:
- the LOC108321469 gene encoding uncharacterized protein LOC108321469 codes for MPSSDHRRLRHAVVAWMLIALLGCEVGEALKVPFRVNDVLPVLPRQISWPVLNNLHSAVDLLPYFVGSLTPSNASIKWKGACFYDNTAKIELSPASQGAVLYVKTEAAHSWTCMDLYVFATPYRITWDYYFSSREHTLKFDSWEEPAELEYVKQHGVSVFLMPSGMLGTLLSLIDVLPLFSNTGWGQNANLEFLKKHMGATFEKRSQPWRAYIDPSDVHSGDFLAVSKIRGRWGGFETLEKWVTGSFAGHTAVCLKDELGNLWVGESGHENEKGEEIIVAIPWEEWWELALKDNSNPQIALLPLHPEIRAKFNNTAAWEYARSMSGKPYGYHNMIFSWIDTVADNYPPPLDAHLVISVMSMWTRLQPAYSANMWNEALNKRLGTEGLDLHDIIVETEKRGIPFDELLTIPEQDEWEYSDGKSTTCVAFILSMYKEAGVFGPISSSIQVTEFTIRDAYMLRIFEDNQTRLPRWCNNENDQLPFCQILGEYRMELPGYNTLDPYANMNEYCPSLPPIYDRPSRC; via the exons ATGCCTTCCTCTGATCATCGCCGCCTGCGACACGCGGTGGTGGCATGGATGTTAATAGCGTTGTTGGGCTGCGAAGTGGGAGAGGCTTTGAAGGTGCCGTTTAGAGTCAACGACGTGCTTCCCGTGCTGCCACGCCAGATTTCGTGGCCAGTTCTGAACAACCTCCACAGTGCCGTTGACTTGCTCCCTTATTTCGTTGGCTCCCTCACTCCCTCCAATGCCTCCATCAAGTGGAAAGGGGCTTGCTTTTATGACAACACCGCCAAGATTGAACTCTCCCCCGCTTCTCAGGGTGCTGTTCTTTACGTCAAG ACAGAGGCTGCACATAGCTGGACCTGCATGGATCTGTATGTTTTTGCAACCCCTTACAGGATTACGTGGGACTACTACTTCTCTTCACGGGAACATACGTTGAAGTTTGATTCCTGGGAAGAGCCTGCAGAATTGGAATAT GTGAAGCAGCATGGGGTTTCTGTGTTTCTCATGCCATCTGGGATGCTGGGAACACTGCTTTCTCTGATTGACGTTTTGCCTTTGTTCTCGAACACTGGTTGGGGTCAGAATGCCAACCTAGAGTTCCTGAAGAAGCACATGGGAGCTACATTTGAGAAACGCAGCCAGCCTTGGCGTGCATATATAGACCCTTCTGATGTTCATTCTGGAGACTTCTTAGCGGTGTCAAAGATCCGGGGTAGGTGGGGAGGTTTTGAGACGTTAGAAAAGTGGGTGACTGGTTCATTTGCCGGTCATACTGCAGTTTGCTTGAAGGATGAATTGGGGAATTTATGGGTTGGTGAATCAGGGCATGAGAATGAAAAG GGTGAAGAAATAATAGTCGCAATTCCTTGGGAAGAATGGTGGGAATTGGCTCTTAAAGATAATTCCAATCCACAGATAGCCTTGCTTCCCCTACATCCAGAAATACGTGCAAAATTTAACAACACTGCTGCATGGGAGTATGCCCGGAGCATGTCTGGCAAGCCTTATGGTTATCACAATATGATATTCAGTTGGATTGACACTGTAGCAGACAACTATCCTCCTCCTCTCGATGCTCACTTG GTAATTTCTGTCATGTCTATGTGGACTAGATTGCAGCCAGCATATTCTGCTAATATGTGGAATGAAGCATTGAATAAGCGGTTAGGGACTGAG GGTTTGGATTTGCATGATATTATAGTTGAGACTGAGAAGCGTGGGATACCTTTCGATGAACTACTAACTATTCCTGAACAAGATGAATGGGAATACAGTGATGGGAAGTCAACAACTTGTGTTGCATTTATCCTATCAATGTATAAAGAAGCTGGAGTTTTTGGTCCCATTTCTAGTTCCATTCAAGTAACTGAATTCACA ATTCGTGATGCATACATGCTCAGAATTTTCGAGGACAACCAAACACGCCTACCAAGATGGTGCAACAATGAGAATGACCAGCTTCCATTCTGCCAGATTCTTGGTGAATATAGGATGGAACTGCCTGGCTACAACACCTTGGATCCATATGCCAACATGAATGAGTACTGTCCATCTCTTCCTCCAATTTATGATAGGCCTTCTCGATGTTAG